One genomic window of Plasmodium falciparum 3D7 genome assembly, chromosome: 10 includes the following:
- a CDS encoding U3 small nucleolar RNA-associated protein 13, putative produces the protein MSIISNIEIDMKFFDFYEGDKSVYFCKEYEAFLCLCDDNLYSFKIDEEKNSKYSSLYDILYPTCILESSVDIDDIKENYQKKYLNKRCISLFSSIRYYYYCDNNVFLSTDDNNIHHYVLVYNNNNIKGNDTYDDDIKNGEGVNNNNRDIYLYERKEDIEGGGNGNAYSYSYNWIYLEKKKIWKSENIVVSCFYYKDYDDDDYKKLIVGYNNGLINVYNINTYKLKISYKIHNTRITNLKFYKNFIISSDVTKNIYIYDIIKRERIITCEDHMGGIIDLLFLEVPNGKNENKAQQNEVNKDGIMINEEDDYISNDESNNDSDIGIIDNNNNNNNNNNDKNDNHYNDEKKKLHEKNEEKLIGFISIGNDKIMNIWDLNILNSYNEEDMNNLISNNNLSKKKKNKSNKFNKNNNLLKFNPIKQFYLSSDINHAIIIPSIIFQNENNDEKKKKKKKFIITDENIKWLILTHDNDGNLLFYNPIKGDVIYKYKENINTINPSNISKFFLLKYFLYIFREDSSLLIYDIRYFKLLKNYICKLEGIFEILFFNTNSEQLTCDQKYSIHNKHADEDDEEEEEDMLYKTSNDEKKKEKKCVILLGDNIIRILRFKNNLISQRLLIGHEDIVSCIKLNEKNLLLFSASNDKNIFIWSLRNYYCLYILKDNLYPINAIDVNIKHFPSITLVSVCEDSSLRLWKCTIDEEKLKKNKSHNKKRKLEDIFDNKESIQSTLTIYPHKVLINDIAISPNCKLVATCSKDKTVKIFETQNLKLIHILEGHKKSVQNVYFSKNDNILYSNSYECVRIWSLNNFECLKSIQSLDFNITRVLILNDSCMINGYSNGNISIINIKNCEKLLTTNYHKDKIFCLQSYEDENKNNNIISASINGELIFFKDISDKIITEHVFEKRKNIFYENCLENLLKEKKINESLLICLKLDKKFKFKTIVENYLNYYTFSILNILKKYQHEYGIKQLINKDKQINNNDIIKKEQNFSQMKNLNNNTLIESSMDTQTSININEANQNIVNNTGDYNNMDNNNFYNIFENSDFLESYIFKELSYMQKKGLSEEAMDDQNVKETEINKSTNADNKKDEKNDPSVKHTNNNDSNDSNDNDYNSKEDDNFVLFLKKMKKKSEHSYFLYLNKLMEFITFFVVNHRCAYISNFLLNSIIKYIDHEDICKINNYQYFFEVYNSYIPRHKNRYVKSLQKSKCFELININYYKGDIKMMS, from the exons atgtCAATTATTAGCAATATAGAAATTGATATGAAATTTTTTGACTTTTACGAAGGAGACAAGAGTGTTTATTTCTGCAAAGAATACGAAGcgtttttatgtttatgtgaTGATAacttatattcttttaagatagatgaagaaaaaaattccaAGTATTCAAGTTTATATGACATTTTATACCCAACGTGTATATTAGAATCTTCTGTAGATATAGATGATATAAAAGAGAATTAtcagaaaaaatatttaaataaacgttgtatatcattatttagtTCTATTaggtattattattattgcgataataatgtatttttatcaacagatgataataatatacatcaTTATGTActagtatataataataataacataaaaggGAATGATacatatgatgatgatataaaaaatggtgaaggagtaaataataataatagagatatttatttatatgaaagaaAAGAAGATATTGAAGGGGGAGGTAATGGAAATGCTTATTCTTATAGTTATAATTGGATTtatttggaaaaaaaaaaaatatggaaatcAGAGAATATTGTTGTAtcatgtttttattataaagattacgatgatgatgattataaaaaattaattgttGGATATAATAATGgtttaataaatgtatataatataaatacttataaattgaaaatatcttataaaatacataatacTAGGATTACAAATCTTAAGTTTTATAAGAATTTCATTATAAGTTCTGAtgttacaaaaaatatatatatatatgatattataaaaagagaGAGGATAATAACATGTGAAGATCATATGGGTGGTATAATTGATCTTCTTTTTTTGGAGGTCCCTAATgggaaaaatgaaaataaggCACAACAAAATGAAGTTAACAAAGATGGTATTATGATTAATGAAGAGGATGATTATATTAGCAATGATGAAAGTAATAATGATAGCGATATTGGtattatagataataataataataataataataataataatgataagaatgataatcattataatgatgaaaaaaaaaagttacaTGAGaagaatgaagaaaaattaataggTTTTATAAGTATCGGGAATGataaaattatgaatatttggGATTTGAATATTCttaattcatataatgaagaagataTGAATAATCTTATTAGTAACAATAACTtgagtaaaaaaaaaaaaaataaatcaaacaaatttaataaaaataataatttattgaaATTTAATCCTATAAAACAATTTTACCTAAGTAGTGATATTAATCATGCTATCATTATACCATCcataatttttcaaaatgaaaataatgatgaaaaaaaaaaaaaaaaaaaaaaatttatcattacagatgaaaatattaaatggtTAATATTAACTCATGATAATGATGGAAaccttcttttttataatccGATAAAAGGagatgtaatatataaatataaagagaaTATAAATACTATTAATCCAAGTAATATAAgtaaatttttcttattaaaatattttctatatatatttagagaAGATAGCTCTTTGTTAATTTATGATATAAGATactttaaattattaaaaaattatatatgtaaattagAAGGAATTTTTGAAATCctattttttaatactaATTCTGAACAACTAACATGTGATCAAAAATATTCTATACATAACAAGCATGCAGATGAAGATgacgaagaagaagaagaagatatgttatataagacatcaaatgatgaaaagaagaaagaaaaaaaatgtgtaatTTTATTAggtgataatattataagaatattaagatttaaaaataatttaataagtCAAAGGTTATTAATAGGTCATGAAGATATTGTATCatgtataaaattaaatgaaaaaaatctACTATTATTTAGTGCTTCGAatgacaaaaatatatttatatggagtttgagaaattattattgtttatatatactaaaaGATAATTTATATCCAATTAATGCAATAGATGTTAATATAAAGCATTTTCCATCCATAACATTAGTGAGTGTATGTGAAGATAGTAGTTTGAGATTATGGAAATGTACAATCGATGAGgagaaattaaagaaaaataaaagtcataataaaaaaaggaaacttgaagatatttttgataataaGGAATCTATTCAAAGTACATTGACAATATATCCTCACAAGGTTCTTATTAATGACATCGCTATATCTCCCAATTGTAAa cTTGTTGCCACATGCAGTAAGGACAAAACTGTAAAAATTTTTGAAACACAAAATTTAAAGCTCATTCATATTTTAGAAGGTCATAAAAAATCTGTTCAGAATGTGTACTTTTCCAAGAATGATAATATCCTATACAGTAACTCATACGAATGTGTACGAATATGGAGTCTTAACAATTTTGAATGTTTGAAAAGTATACAAAGTTTGGATTTCAACATTACTAgagtattaatattaaatgataGTTGTATGATAAATGGATATAGTAATGGTAATATaagtataataaatataaagaattgtGAAAAGTTACTAACAACAAATTAtcataaagataaaatattttgtctACAAAGTTATgaagatgaaaataaaaataataatattatatctgCTTCAATAAATGGAgaacttatattttttaaagacaTTAGtgataaaataattacaGAACATGtttttgaaaaaagaaagaacattttttatgaaaactGTTTAGAAAATTTgttaaaggaaaaaaaaataaatgagtctttattaatttgtttaaagttagataaaaaatttaaatttaaaactATTGTAGAGAactatttaaattattatactttctcaatattaaatatattgaaaaaatatcaaCATGAATATGGTATTAAGCAGCTCATAAATAAggataaacaaataaataataatgatataattaaGAAAGAACAGAATTTTAGTCAAATGAAAAatctaaataataatacattaatAGAATCATCTATGGATACTCAGAcatctattaatattaatgaagCAAATCAAAATATTGTTAATAACACAGgagattataataatatggataataataatttttataatatatttgaaaattcCGATTTCTTAGAAAGTTACatatttaaagaattatCATATATGCAAAAAAAAGGTTTATCTGAAGAAGCCATGGATGATCAAAATGTGAAGGAGAccgaaataaataaaagtacTAATGcggataataaaaaggatgaaaaaaatgatccATCAGTTAAACATACAAACAATAATGATAGCAATGAtagtaatgataatgattataattcAAAGGAAGATGataattttgttttgtttttaaaaaaaatgaaaaaaaaaagtgaacattcttatttcttatatttaaataaacttATGgaatttattacattttttgtgGTTAATCATAGATGTGCTTACATATCCAATTTCCTTTTAAAtagtataattaaatatatcgaTCATGAAGATATTTGCAAAATTAATAActatcaatatttttttgaggTATATAATAGTTATATACCACGTCATAAAAACAGGTATGTGAAATCTTTGCAAAAATCCAA